The sequence AAAGTTCTTTTTAAACTCGCCCTGATCTCCTTTACCCTTACACCGTATATAATCGGGTTGATGGTGGCTGGAAGCAGGAAGTATATGGCACTGGTCAAATTTTGAACATCTACTGAGACAGATGTCTCCAGCCTATATATGAGGGCAGATAAAACACCACTTGCATAAATAATTAGGGCCACTATAACATGTGAGCTACAAGTGTTCAGGGCTTTGTTTCTTgatttttttataacaaacatTACGGTATGGAGAATGGTCATGTAGGAAATGAAGAGAAGGCTTCCATCGACTACGGTTATCATCATACGTACGATCAGGCCTATGGCTTGGATTTTGGATATGTCCCCACATGCAAGTTTCAGGAGTCCCATGTTCTCACAAACAAAATGAAGAATTATATTGGAGTTGCAAAACTGGACCCGAGAATCTAGAGAAACTATTGAAGTCATGAGTATGACACCTCTTGCCAAACTGGCCAAAGTCAACTGGACCAGAAAGCGCGTGGTCATGATGTTGTGGTAGTGCAGGGGTTTGCAGATCGCCACGTATCTGTCCAATGCCATTAACAGGACAACTGTCGACTCAAACGTTACAATCACATAAATGAACCACATCTGCACCAGGCAGCCAGCCAGAGAAATCTGGTTTAGGTCAAAGGCCAAACCCAAGAGAAATTTTGGCATGAAGGTCGTTGCACAGGAGAGATTGACCACAAATAGGAGACCGATAAGCAAGTACATGGGGGACTGGAGACTTTTCTCTACAACAATCCTGTAGGTGAGGAGACAATTGCTGATCAGtatcatggtatagatgattagGAATGGGATGAGTAGGAGGCGTCGGTAGACGGTGATGCTGGGAAACCCCATGAGCAAGAAGTCTCTATGAGATAGAGTCACGTTGGTACTTGCAATGAAAAGGTCCATGTAAAGTATTGTGGCACCTTGAAGGAAAACAAGAATTACATTTATTGTGGGAAACATCTCAAAAATCAAAGCTGTCCTCATGCCGACACCACAAAATGGTCTTTCTTTCCTTTTATCTGTGTAGCAGCTTTAGGCCTAAAAGCCTAGCAAGTTGTATCGTTAAAGGAGCACTGAACTgacaaaattgcatttttttttacacaaaccaTGAAGGCAAAATACACTGCTCAGGATTACCCTGCAGCtctttttaaatgtaaaactCTTGACTCAATAGTCCATTAAAATTGGGGGGAACTCCACCTACATCTTTAGCAGAAAAATCCGATATAGGTGAGGAACCTCATTGTGCATGAATTACTGTGTAACTGGCCCTGACCCGAtcaatcaaccaatccacacagagAATTTCTGCGCGGCAAGTTTGCAAAACTGTCACTCATACTCTGCCTGCTTAGAAAAGCTCCCCCTCTCAAAAACAGCAACCTGCTATAAAGTGAAGAAGAGCATGATGTACAGATTTTCATACGTttaaacatttcatttatttcatgtattttatttgGTAATAGACAAACTTTCAtacatattaatgtcaaatagcgACTCCACTTGCTCTTTAAGGATGTTCCTGCTGGATTCCTCCCAATTATTTTATTGAGGCACTTGCTCAAAATAGGAGAGATATATAATATCTGAAATGTTTGTACCAACAACTACTGAAAATAAAAACTACTGACACCAAAACATTGTTAAGAAGCTAACAAGAATGGAAATGATTATAGTGAAGGAATTATAGGGGCAATTCATGGCCAGAATGTTGGCTAACAAAAATCTATATCTGCATTATATGTGTCAGTACCGGATACATCTGcctttattatatgtgtgtgagtgagtgatgcgatgataaaaaaaatcacactcctCTACGGGATCAGAAAATTATTGATACATTTATTCCTAAAAGGGTGTGGCTGCCATCTTTAAATAACCTCCAGAGCTTGAGAGGATAAACTGCCGGTGCTAGGTTCTGTGTAtgttaatattgtttaaaaagtatctaattaatataaatgtgttttacatGTACGTTGCGGTGCAGGGAAAGTAGTGCCTCGCGCCACAGCATTGAATGGGTTAAATCACGGAACTAGGTCTTGGTAGCGTAAAAATGTAGGCTGAGTCCCATACTGGAGCTTAGAGAGCTCCACTAGCAGCAGGCTGGGGACTGCTGCACCAggatctgactgccttctccctGGAGCCAAATTAGGCCAGTGGGGAGAGCCATACCAAGAGGCAGAATCACTGGAAGTGTTTTTAGGCAGGATATTTAAAGATAAATCCATTGTCATAGACATCCTGGTACCAGCGGTGGAGACAGAGCCCCCCTCTCCCCGGCAGTTTGTGGACAGGGGGTGAAGTACACTCCCCCTTGCCATTAGCAACAACATTAAAAGTGTTaaacccagagccggatttagacctcatggggccctaggcaagatattggtttgggcccctcccctccctgaaacaattcatagcattatattttttttaacatagcatatactcctatagttaagcagAAGGGTAAACTATGTACCGCctcacatcacgctgctcctcctgcatcaccatgtgacccctcattactgtccctctcatcacactgtgccctcctttatcattacactgtggcccctcattactgtccctctcatcacactgtgccctcctttatcattacactgcatcacactgtggtccctcattactgtccctctcatcacactgtgccctcctttatcattacactgcatcacactgtggcccctcattactgtccctctcatcacactgtgctctcctttatcattacactgcatcacactgtggtcccttattactgtccctctcatcacactgtgccctcctttatcattacactgcatcacactgtggtccctcattactgtccctctcatcacactgtgctctcctttatcattacactgcatcacactgtggcccctcattactgttcctctcatcacactgtgctctcctttatcattacactgcatcacactgtggtcccagcagttaaagaataatgtccatggaccccatattttgtcaaaggatctagcagaattttgaattatactaatcatatactccatacgatgaatattgagctcagtggtcgaagtggaagtttagtagtggcggtatgaaaaatgtaatgagaatgtaaacaagtgaatggaattttattattttaaaatgaaggcaatacgagaagtagcggtatggcctactaccatatacacccacttccaccactgcttacctttcaattcacacaaattgtactttatctttaactaaacttaggtattaatcataattaacatgtcaagaaactgcagttcatggttagcaagcccagtaataaaaaaaacagcagtctcctatcactaccacgtcacagaccgtccgttactacagttactgactgcagctctctacctacagaaacatgaaaaagcgctggaatgcaataatcatgttaatatgtcagtcttctgcatgaatcccatagtgcaacatttaaacaagtcagacctcctcataatataaatcccaccagattcaggatagttggcagactgccctgctctctcctacctgttctcgtcactttcacagcttgtggctgctggtgtctttagatcaactgctgcttgtctggatcctggaatgttggaggccctatttggaaaaaaaaatgggtacacgaaatttagtaaactacaaccagccccagtgttaaatcaatatagcacccacatgttataagtagacctccctccaaccaaaacattaaattaatagcatacacatttaataaatatacctatttccctccaaccagctccaacattaaattaatagggttaacatttaaaaaataaacctatttccctcccacaaacagcccctcacacacacacatcatataaatacactggcccctcacacacacataatatacataccctgacccccccccccccacacacatattatattaatataaagggtgcctcttttcattttgagatAAGAGGTGTCAGGActgaggcagcgggtcatgtgagggaatagataatgagcacgtgtcatggggaatatcaaagaaaagatagTGAGTATTGTAAGtgtattgttggctgaggaggggccgtgtggggaacagacttctaactcacatgcctcccctctgcccagcaccttcacacatgccccctctgcccagcacctttagccacacatgcccccctatgccctgcagcttccatcacacatgccacccctgcagcttccatcacacatccccccctgtgccagtgcagcttccatcacacatgcccccccctgtgccagagcagcttccatcaaacatgccccccctgtgccagcacagcttccatcacacatgccccctgtgccagagcagcttctatcacacatgccccctctgcccagcacctttagccacacatgccccccctatgccctgcagcttccatcacacatgccacccctgcagcttccatcacacattccccctgtgccagagcagcttccatcacacatgccccctgtgccagtgcagcttccatcacacatgccccccctgtgccagcgtagcttccatcacacatgccccctgtgccagagcagcttccatcacacatgccccctgtgccagctcagcttccatcacacatgccccctgtgccagagcagcttccacatcccccccctgtgccagagcagcttccatcacacatgccccctgtgccagagcagcttctatcacacatgccccctctgcccagcacctttagccacacatgccccccctatgccctgcagcttccatcacacatgccacccctgcagcttccatcacacattccccctgtgccagagcagcttccatcacacatgccccctgtgccagagcagcttccacatgccccccctgtgccagagcagcttccatcacacatgccccctgtgccagcttagctttcatcacacatgcccccccctgtgtcagcgcagcttccatcacacatgccccctgtgccagggcagcttccatcacacatgtcccctgtgccagagcagcttccatcacacatgccccctgtgccagcgcagcttccatcacacatgtcccctgtgccagagaagcttccatcaaacatgccccctgtgccagcacagcttccatcacacatgccccctgtgccagagcagcttccatcacaaatgcaccccgtgccctgcagcttccagcacacatacccccctgtaccttccatcacacatgccaacctttgccctgcagcttccagcacacatgcccccctgtgccctgcagcttccagcacacatgcccccccatgccctgcagcttccagcacacatgccccccctctgtattttccatcacacatgccaacCTTTGCCCTGCAGCTTttaccacacatgcccccctgtgacagagcagcttccatcactcACTCACTAGCTCCCCtttttcttcttacctttttgtaCACGAATGCTGCCAGGAACCGAAAGAAATTACAGAGTGCCTGCACCGACTATTATACAATTTCAGCTGCCCGCCTAACACTGTATACCATGTGACCGATCACATGACCATGTGATGTCATATTGACGTGCCAGGGTACCTACAGTGAAGGGGATCTAGCCGCTACCCAGCCTCTACCCCTAGCtctaacactgtgcccctcaccCGATTCGAGGCAATCCCCCCCAGCGCAAGTTCTCCCTTGTctcccccatctgggcccccagagagccgctaggctctaggcaggtgcctaggttgcctagcggtaaatccggccctggttaaaCCCCTCTTGGCTGATTGACATGCAAGTTACATGAATCAGCCTGGAGTGGTTAAAGGTTCAGGAGGCTGGGCTACCTTCTGTCAGGTTATGTCTGAAAACTCTTGTGACATAAAACCTGGGAAAGTtattacatgcatatatatatctcacaggcTTCTGACTTGTACATTTTAAACTTCATGGAGATTGTTGTGTTTGAGAAAACTTCAGGAAAAGCTggtgtaagggtccctggggtatgaatggagagagaagggtgggctccattcataaaTCCCATTACTGGTCTTCAAAATTACCTGTATCAGTGTTGGGTAATCAGGACTTACATCTGCGTAGTGCTGATAAAAGGATGCAATGAAGGTCAATCAGTCTCTCAATACCTGAGAAAGATACTGCAATTTGTGATCTGTAAGTTCTGttgttttgtatatgtgtgggacactaggtccctcACTTTAGAGAGGG is a genomic window of Mixophyes fleayi isolate aMixFle1 chromosome 2, aMixFle1.hap1, whole genome shotgun sequence containing:
- the LOC142139723 gene encoding olfactory receptor 52K2-like, with protein sequence MDLFIASTNVTLSHRDFLLMGFPSITVYRRLLLIPFLIIYTMILISNCLLTYRIVVEKSLQSPMYLLIGLLFVVNLSCATTFMPKFLLGLAFDLNQISLAGCLVQMWFIYVIVTFESTVVLLMALDRYVAICKPLHYHNIMTTRFLVQLTLASLARGVILMTSIVSLDSRVQFCNSNIILHFVCENMGLLKLACGDISKIQAIGLIVRMMITVVDGSLLFISYMTILHTVMFVIKKSRNKALNTCSSHVIVALIIYASGVLSALIYRLETSVSVDVQNLTSAIYFLLPATINPIIYGVRVKEIRASLKRTFGCKESGIRIGQSNSQVD